A region from the Vicia villosa cultivar HV-30 ecotype Madison, WI linkage group LG3, Vvil1.0, whole genome shotgun sequence genome encodes:
- the LOC131654996 gene encoding early nodulin-like protein 20, producing MEFGRKITICLFMMIIMWCYAIEGREPVLHRVGGGRYTWRPNVSFTNWTSYEHFYQDDWLYFGFDRNVHNVLEVNKTNYENCIETDFIKNVTRGGRDVVQLLEMRSYYYICGRGFCNNGMKVEINIEPDLPLSPTIFSQASSTAKMNVLFSVIGLAWIFI from the exons ATGGAATTCGGTAGAAAAATAACAATATGCTTGTTCATGATGATCATAATGTGGTGTTACGCAATCGAAGGTAGAGAACCTGTGTTGCATAGGGTTGGAGGTGGAAGGTATACTTGGCGACCAAACGTTAGCTTCACAAATTGGACAAGTTATGAGCATTTCTACCAGGATGATTGGCTAT ATTTTGGATTTGATAGGAATGTTCATAATGTTCTTGAGGTGAACAAAACAAACTATGAGAATTGTATTGAAACGGATTTCATAAAGAATGTTACAAGAGGAGGAAGAGATGTTGTCCAACTGCTGGAGATGAGGTCGTATTACTATATATGTGGGAGAGGTTTTTGCAACAATGGAATGAAGGTTGAAATAAATATTGAACCAGATCTACCACTTTCTCCAACCATTTTCAGCCAGGCTTCTTCTACAGCAAAAATGAATGTTTTGTTTTCTGTCATAGGTTTAGCTTGGATCTTCATATAG
- the LOC131660413 gene encoding bZIP transcription factor 11-like, whose amino-acid sequence MASSSGTSSGYSTLPNSGSEEDLMLLMDQRKRKRMISNRESARRSRMRKQKHLDDLALQVSQLRNENQQILTSVNLTTQRFLAVESENSVLRAQLNELNNRFESLNEIINFMNVANGVFEPLDNSNNNNNYFNNPLNMAYLNQPIMASADMNMMHY is encoded by the coding sequence ATGGCTTCTTCTAGTGGAACATCTTCAGGCTATTCAACGCTTCCAAACTCAGGTTCAGAGGAAGATTTGATGCTTCTAATggatcaaagaaaaagaaagagaatgatctccaatcgcgaatCGGCACGGCGATCTCGAATGAGGAAACAAAAACACTTGGATGATCTTGCACTTCAAGTGAGTCAGCTCAGGAATGAGAATCAACAGATTCTAACATCTGTGAATCTCACAACACAACGTTTCCTGGCTGTTGAATCTGAGAACTCGGTGCTTAGAGCTCAATTGAATGAACTCAACAACAGGTTTGAGTCTTTGAATGAGATCATCAACTTCATGAATGTTGCAAATGGTGTTTTTGAACCTCTTGATAAtagtaacaataacaacaactacttCAACAACCCTTTGAATATGGCTTACTTGAATCAACCAATCATGGCTTCTGCTGACATGAACATGATGCATTATTGA